The DNA segment TCTCTTTTCCAATTAAACTATCAGGAAGTCTGGTGTCTACTGACCCAAGATGACCTCTGGAGCTCTGTAATGCCGCGTAGACACCAGAGTGCTGTGATGCTCATCGTCGTATGTTGCACTTCCAAAGTCAACAACTTTGATGTCTGTGTTTTTCAGTGTGCGTTCATCGCGTTTCTAGAGAGACACAGTTGAGTAAATATGAAGATCAATAAAGACATGAAATGTTTTGGAGTACTATCCAAAAGGCTCGCATGTTAGTTCCTTTCTGATCCTCAACATAACCccgtaagaaagaaaaaagattattacCCTTTTGGGGTTAAACATCAGGATATAAAAATAAGCCTCAGAGGTAAAATTCCTCATCCAAGGATCACTACGCTAAATTAATTCTAAAGGCAATCACCAAAATTAAAACAAGTCTTTAACTTACCATTTTAGAATTATATTTGACTACATAGTCAGActtcacaaataaaatattttcaggctTCAGATCTGTATGGGTTAATTTATTATGATGCAAAActacaaaagaacaaaaagacaTTAGTTTCATTTACAAATTCAATCTGTACTGGATGGGAGGGAGGATGAGCAGTGAATGTAGGAATCAAAAGTGGCTTCATCGTTTCTTCTAATATGTGCATTTTTAGTAACAATGTTTTGATATGTCACTTGtataataaaaactttaattcattggtgtttaaaaatttaacaagtaTACTTACAATTTATTGACTGGCAGATCTGATACGCCATTTGCCTGATGTGGTCAatttgaaatgggagaaagctattttctttaatgaaatcaTAGGTACTAAGTCCCAGCAGTTCAAACACAATACAAACATGACCGTGATGATCAAACCATTCTAGCATCTGGACACAGCGGCTGAAAGAGATCAAGATAAAAATGATTCAGTTCACAGAATTCTGATTATTTCACATAACAGGGCGGACCCCAGTTCCAAGTTTATACTTACAAGACACTACTGGGGTCAGTACTATTTAAGTGCTCAAGTACTTGGATTTCTGAACGAGCTGCTTCACGGTAACGACCCACATTTTTTACAATTTTCACCGCTACATGTATGCCatcccttaaaaattaaaattaaaatggttaAGTGTACATGAGGGGGTTGAAGACATGTATCCTCTAAAGCATTATCTTATTAAGTACCAATTATTCCatgttattttcctaaaataatctTTAAGGCATATGGTAACAGATGCATATAACaccttttcaaaacattttgacAAAATACACTTTATATGGAGTGATGATTCTCTTAATACTTACGAATGTTAATGTTTGtttccagaattttaaatttacctAGATTTTAcagaatacttctttttttttttttaaaaaaaaagatagaaatataaACCTTGAATAGAATATGGTACTGCTGAAAAGCATTCACTCAATCACCAGGCTAGACCTACTGTGCCAGATAGTATATAGGTGTTAGTGATAAAAACAGGCTTGTCCCATGTACCTCACAGTCTAATGGAAAAGACAGACACCTGAACAACTTACAAGGTTAGATGTGCTTGGTACAAGGTAATATGGAATAGAGAGGAGAAAGAGCTCAACCATCAGGGTCAGGGGAGCAGACTCCTTCAGAAGAGGTGATACAAAACTGAGCCCTGAGAAACAGCTATCAGTTTGTTAGACTTGGGACGAAAATGGAACATTCAGGCAAAGGAGACACCATCAATAAATCATGAAGCCAAAAAAAGGTTAAGCACGTTCACTGATGCCAGTAGGTAGAAACAGCTACAATGTAGGGCAGCGTGCTTTAGACTGGGGCATCTGTAACACTTCTTAACAAGTGTAGAGCCGTGAATGATTTTGAGGAAAGGGGTTCCCAGATCTTCAGCTTCCCTACGTCCTCTTTTCTAAACCTGATTTTCTTGAAGATGGGCCAGCATTCAAGCCTTTTTCACTATGGCCTTTTCacttcataaaagaaaagaaaacctcatGCATGGGTAATTAGTATGGCAAGGTATGTGCCCTAggctgtaaaaaacaaaacaaaactttcaggCAAAACAAGTTTTTCTAGTGGCTGGATAGCAAAACTTTTCCCATCCTACTGCTTTTAACAAGGGCTCCAGTGAAGTTGTAGGCtgacaaatcattaaaaaattattttgatgataATTTCCCTATGCTGTAAGCATGTTATGTCGACACTTAAATAACTGCTACAAAACTGCTGTGACAAAACATCTTCTATTTAATTGTATGGCCAAGTTTTCTAAATGCTAATAGCGcgaaaaatgaaaaatggataaatgtGTTAGCTAAGGCCACTGCAGTAATCATACTGCAGTATATAAATTTATCAACCAACATGTTaaacaccttaaacttacaaacttacataatattagtcaattatacatcaattaaaaaaactaaaatggaaaCAATGCTAAAACACTAAGATATTTATCTATGGACACATGTACCCGTTTTTTAAAAGCCCCAACCATTCcagtaaaatatacatttctgattaaattttgttttaggtGTAATAAGTACCAAAATTGGTAACAGATTTGTACTTGACCAACTAAATACTATTAATTGGAATATCTCAAATACTAAAGTCTTGTACTatcaagaaatttttaaaagatattaatgaGACAACTAGTGAAATGTGAATCAGGACTGAATCAGATTAGctggaaaaatttgaaaatacatgaATGTGTATCTAGAGAATgataaaatactgtaaaatgttaacatttaggGATTCTGggtgaagaaaacataggaattCTTTGAACTATTACAGTAAATTTCCTAAGtctgaatatatttcaaaatatctcaaaatttcaatttatgttcacatttttttGAAGAGAGGAAAGGGTGATAAAAAAACATTTAGGATAATATTCTTTATGAAAAGTGGAGTAAAGATAAGTTCAAGGTTAAAACATTTCTAAGTATTcaagaaaagttttatttatggATAACAGTAGGTGTTGTATTTAGATTCCCctaaatatagtttttttttttaaattaacatttacaaCAAACTGGAAATTACATACTTCTCAACTATTTAGGATGAAAAAAATTTAGATGTTAATTTAGAAATGTGTAGTTTTGACTAAATTGTTTTAAGGGATTCACTTACAATAAAAAGCTTGCAACCACAGAACAGaggtcctagaagaaaacattaaaatgaggCAGAGAGGGTCAAATCACAAAGGGTTTAgtataactcattaaaaaaatctggaCTTTATTTTGCAGGCTTTAAGTAACGCAATTCTTTATAGTTTAAGAAGCTGACTAACATACAAATATTATCCTTTGGCTATAAAGGTTTTTGAACCAAGAAAATTAGATATGCTTTATTGCCTCTGTAATTCAAAAGCAGAGTAAAGCACTCCAAATCTCTCACAAGAAGCCAGGGGCCTAAGTTCTGGAAAACCCTTCACTTGAACACCCTTCACTTGAACACTCACTTTAATTTCAAAGAACTTCATCTGATAAAAATGTTCAGCATTCTTGACCAAAATCCACATTCATGGTAAATAAATCATACGAAGTTCAAAAAATTTTGAATACTTACACCTCTTCTCAGGAAAACACATACCTACCACTAAAGTaccatttcatctaaattatgGATCCTTCCCCACCAAAAATATCAGAatgttgaaaacaaacaaacaaaaaaaacaaacttacatgCCATGATCAATGCACTCTACAACTTTGCCAAAGGCCCCTTCACCCAAAGTGTCCACGATTTCATCTAAAGTGAGGGGGGAGAAAGAAGTGTAAGTAACGGTACAAACTATCAGTTACTCAAACAATGAATGCTTAAGTGtggaatattttcaaatgatctcTATCAAAGCATAACTAAGGTTTCAGCACTCAAATTATCTTATTTTCAGCTGCTACCAAAAACAATTAGATAGAGCTATCTTTCTTGCTCTAATCTCAAATTCCACTGATTATTTTGGAACTTTAGAGTAGAAATATTTAAACTgtatagaaaagaagaaatacaaaagaacaacaaacaaacccacaaaaaacaaaacaaaaaagcaatgaAGAGTTCTTTAGCCCCCCGCTGACAAACTATTCTTAAAAAGATTATTCTGTCTGCAAAGTTTAAAAAGTGTTGAAAAATATTCTATACATCTTGCTCTTAGAACGTCTCCACTTTGACAGATCAGGTGACCCTCCTCATCATCCTCTATACTCCTGGATCTTTTCCTTCGGTGGCTCTTCTGGAACGGCAAGTGGGCAGCACCAAGATCGTCCAGCCAATCAATATATCAGAGTGAATTCAGGGCAGAATACGCAATTCATTCAGCGGGGAGATATTCAGGCATTCAGATAAGCACCAGGCCACGAACAGTTGGCAGGAGCAATTTCAAATTCAGTCCCCAGAAATTCACAGGGCACAGTTTATGTTACAGAAGAAAAACATGGCAAGGAACAGATTTTCAGATAAGATACTTAAAGtggcaatagaaaaaaaacaacacaattgtctctttaaaatactgatttaagTGAAGTCTGAAATTTAAGGAACGCAATGTCATGATCTATCAATCTCGTTATAAAACAGCATATGCTGTGAGTTGGGATGTCTACTTTgtcaggaaaatgttttaaaatgtcaagatTAGTTCAAATCGTTTatttagcaatattttaaaacatacatgattaaaaggggaaaataaaagctaGTTAATTTCAATGTTCAATCTAATCAAAACTAGTTCTACTGAAGAAAACTTGGGGAGGAAAACAGTAATTCATAGTTTATTAATCAAACAGGTGATCTGATGCATGCGTGTAAAAAAAAGGGCAGGCTTTTTGGACAACACATTTCCCACTCAGCACCCATTTTCAGAATCCCAATGGAACCAGCTGCAGAAAATGATGCACTGCACTGTGGCACTGTGCTATACACAGGGTACGGATCCACCAGTGCAACTTTCTATGTTTGTTTCCAAGTATTAGGAAAcatctttcttttaaagtaaaaaaagtctaaaatgaaagaaaagacgGGTGCTTCATCTTTTCATAAGATTacattataaaacattaaaatatttttaatattgaaatcaAGGAATTCATAATCTGCTCTGCAGAAAATGAGTAAATATGGGCAAATGAGGGCTAGCTAATAAACACAGATTAGTTATAAGAATTTGGAAGTTTCCTTTAAGGACTCAAGTAATATAAACACAACTATATTCaaatagtattatatatataaacttttccaAACTTATCAGCTCAGTAAGTGCTTTTTCACACAAATACGTATCCACCCAAAATAAAAACCAATCAATCATACCGAACGTGAATGATGACTTGAACAGTGCCTATTACGCTTCCTTTTAGGACTGCTTCTCCTGCTTCGGACTGAAGACTTACTGCAATGGATTCGATAACTGCTTTCAATGTCTCTGTGATAATGTCTAGGAACGTATCTTTCGCAGTAGTCATTTCTGTATTCATCAATGTATCTCCGGTCCCGAAAATCTCTCTCATTCAAGGACCTTGCTTCTAAGTAATGACTGCAAACACattaaaggatttaaaattattctcttcATTCTAGAATGATgtggttaaaacaaaacattctctCAAGAATTCCTGGTTTAAACAGctaactcaataaaagaaaaaaagacaaattgatGAATTAGAATTTATACTTAAATCACAAaacttaagaaataattttactttaacCAATAAGCAAATGGGTTCTTATATCTCTATTATATATGCTGCTATCAAGGAACAAAGCTTGAGCCGTATCATTCAATTATACTGTGTTTACTTGATTAAATGTCCCTTTACCTTCTGGAGAAAGTTAAGACCAAAAATTCACAAAACTGCTCTTCTGAAATTCATCAGTCTTTTGATATATGCACCTGTAGCTAAGCTTTCTTTTCTCAGAGCCACACACAATCTGAGGCAGGCAAAACAGAATTCCTTTCTCTCTTAATGTTAAGTGAATTTTAGATATCCCTGGCACACAGAGAATTATTTTATGAAAGGTGTATCAGAGCTAAAAGGAATCTTAAATATATCTCAGCCCTTTCATTTTAGACGAGTAAATTGAGATCCCTAGAAGGAAAATGGTTTGCCGTGGTGGGAGAGCGCATTCTAACTCCTCTGTGCCACTTTTATGACACATCCTACCTGTCCCATCTCCCCATCTCTTTGTGTTTCTAGCTTCCTGTACTCCTCTTTGAGAATAGACAACACAGCTTTTGACGGTTGCTTCATGTGCCAAAGACATCTAAAACATACCCCCCTCAAATGAGAAAAGGATCTTGTAATGGCTTGTCTAGGATTACCCACCCTTTGCATTTCGGATTTCCTGTCATTCCTGCTTGTGAAATACGCAAGAATTCAGGGAAAATAGCATCAACTGGTGCCATGTGCTTAACTTCTGAATCTACGGACCCCTTTCAAaatctgatgaaagaaatgggCCCTCTCCCCTAAGAAATGCACAAATACATAACGAAAACAAGGGATTTCAGAGGTCATGGACCTCAGGAAGTCAATGGATCCCAGTTTAGCTTTGATctgatggaaagaaaaagacatagattCAATTTGCCCAGTTTCCCGTCCCCCTCTCTACCTGGGATGAGAGTCCTCTTCGACAGAGTGCGAAGCTTCAAGAGGGATGCACATGGAGcactgagggagagaggggacacCTGCCCAGTCAGACACATCAGCTAAAATAATCCTGACAAGCAATGGAGTGACAGATGTTGACTAGATAGCCCTCACCAACCTTCCTTTTCCCCAGAATATGCTGTTGTTCTTTTTCCCAGGGGGCTGGTTTAGGCAGAAATAAAGGAGAAGCATTTCTAAGATTGCTACTCAACAGAACTGGCATCAAATCCAGGCTGGGGAGATGCAGAAACCCCCTTTTCCCAGTGTCAGCCTTACATTCTAGCAATTGGAGAAACAGCTCAGGATATCAGGGTAAGACCTGGGTCTCGGTCAGGGATCTCATCAGCTGCTTGGAACGATAAGGGAGAGGTCCACAATACATCAAGCTAGAAATTACCATACTCTTAAGGGCATCCTATTTCATTCTATAAGGCATCCTTCTGATAAAAGTCCAAAATCTACCAGGAAAAACTAACCCTAATGATCTTTAGCTGGAATAGTACGTGAAATTAGATCTGCTGATAATTCATAAACAATCTATAGAACGAATATGGGGTGAAGTAATGCCATGAGGATAAACTAAAAAGATGAGGACCTCTTCAATCTAcaaccaaggctcagagattATACAAACGAAGTCTACAGAACTGTAAAGGCTATATGGACAGAGTGAGCAGGGTGAACAAATTGACTtaatttctacaaatattcactgacTGTCCAGTGAAGATTTCACTGTAGTCATTCAAAATAGCCAAGACTAATGAGGTTATGAGCATTCGTTTTAATTTCCACACAGGTCCTGTGgaagataaaaaatacatataaggcAAAATCCCTGCCAACAAATAatgaacataaacacaaaacaaaactcaacaatGCACAAAATGCCAAAAGGTTGTGTATGAGTGCTTAGGGTAACAGAGGGAGAAAAACTCAGAATGCTTAAAATAGTTAGGGAAGATTTCATGAAAAAGAAGAGTTGCATCTCAAAGGGAGGTCAAGATTTGGACAAAGTGGAAAGCAGAAGAAATGCCAGGGGATAAACATGGCACATTACCTTCTTCCTCGTTTACAGAGCACTTTCAGCCACAAGGGCTTAGAGATGGGCTTGTCTACACGTTACGAGGGAATAGTGAGTAGACAATTTCAGCAAGAACAACTTTCACATAGGGGAACAGAAACAAATAAGGGGCGGAACAGTCATCCAAAATCTTGTATGCCAGACTAAAGAGCTTAAAATAGTGTTTCTCAAAGGGTGGTCTGTTTATCAACAGTATCAGACTCACTGAATGATCTGGTAACATGCATTTCAAGCATACCTCCAAGGTGATTCTATtcacactaaagtttgagaatcactggtttaAGGCTTGATACTCTGTGTTACAGGAAGATGTGTCAGGATATAAAAACAGCATTCATAGCCACATCAGTCTTCCTGTGCAGAAGTAATTAAGCCTGTAGGAAGGGAGCAACTCATGGGCTACTTACTACCGGAAGACAAATCACAAAAGACACTgcaatatatatatgaaaaaaggTTAAGATAACTCATATACAATAAAAGTGCTtataaattagtttaaaaaaatatttaatagaaaaaatgggctaagaatacaaaaataatgttCAAGTGGTCAATATATATACAACAAgttcagtaaaaattttaaaattcaaattaaaacaaaacactattCTTGGCATTTCAAAATAACCAAGACTTGTGAGAGCATGAAGGCGTATGCCGTAGGAGTATAACTTGGTACAAACTTTCTAGAAAAATATGTGAATATGTAGCAAGAGCTTTGTAAGAGTTCACACCCTTTAACTTGAAACTGCCCCTCCTCAGAATCTATTTTCA comes from the Camelus dromedarius isolate mCamDro1 chromosome 27, mCamDro1.pat, whole genome shotgun sequence genome and includes:
- the CLK4 gene encoding dual specificity protein kinase CLK4 isoform X2; this encodes MCIPLEASHSVEEDSHPSHYLEARSLNERDFRDRRYIDEYRNDYCERYVPRHYHRDIESSYRIHCSKSSVRSRRSSPKRKRNRHCSSHHSRSKSHRRKRSRSIEDDEEGHLICQSGDVLRARYEIVDTLGEGAFGKVVECIDHGMDGIHVAVKIVKNVGRYREAARSEIQVLEHLNSTDPSSVFRCVQMLEWFDHHGHVCIVFELLGLSTYDFIKENSFLPFQIDHIRQMAYQICQSINFLHHNKLTHTDLKPENILFVKSDYVVKYNSKMKRDERTLKNTDIKVVDFGSATYDDEHHSTLVSTRHYRAPEVILALGWSQPCDVWSIGCILIEYYLGFTVFQTHDSKEHLAMMERILGPIPTHMIQKTRKRKYFHHNQLDWDEHSSAGRYVRRRCKPLKEFMLCHDEEHEKLFDLVRRMLEYDPVQRITLDEALQHPFFDLLKKK
- the CLK4 gene encoding dual specificity protein kinase CLK4 isoform X1 — translated: MRHSKRTHCPDWDSRESWGHESYSGSHKRKRRSHSSTQENRHCKPHHQFKESDCHYLEARSLNERDFRDRRYIDEYRNDYCERYVPRHYHRDIESSYRIHCSKSSVRSRRSSPKRKRNRHCSSHHSRSKSHRRKRSRSIEDDEEGHLICQSGDVLRARYEIVDTLGEGAFGKVVECIDHGMDGIHVAVKIVKNVGRYREAARSEIQVLEHLNSTDPSSVFRCVQMLEWFDHHGHVCIVFELLGLSTYDFIKENSFLPFQIDHIRQMAYQICQSINFLHHNKLTHTDLKPENILFVKSDYVVKYNSKMKRDERTLKNTDIKVVDFGSATYDDEHHSTLVSTRHYRAPEVILALGWSQPCDVWSIGCILIEYYLGFTVFQTHDSKEHLAMMERILGPIPTHMIQKTRKRKYFHHNQLDWDEHSSAGRYVRRRCKPLKEFMLCHDEEHEKLFDLVRRMLEYDPVQRITLDEALQHPFFDLLKKK
- the CLK4 gene encoding dual specificity protein kinase CLK4 isoform X3, translated to MDGIHVAVKIVKNVGRYREAARSEIQVLEHLNSTDPSSVFRCVQMLEWFDHHGHVCIVFELLGLSTYDFIKENSFLPFQIDHIRQMAYQICQSINFLHHNKLTHTDLKPENILFVKSDYVVKYNSKMKRDERTLKNTDIKVVDFGSATYDDEHHSTLVSTRHYRAPEVILALGWSQPCDVWSIGCILIEYYLGFTVFQTHDSKEHLAMMERILGPIPTHMIQKTRKRKYFHHNQLDWDEHSSAGRYVRRRCKPLKEFMLCHDEEHEKLFDLVRRMLEYDPVQRITLDEALQHPFFDLLKKK